Part of the Sinorhizobium terangae genome is shown below.
TATCGGATTGCCGCTCTCGTCGAAAATGATCTGCCCCAACGTCGTCGGCGGCGAAGCACCCGTCGAGCCGGGATTGGCGCCCGTTGCCGCCATGTCGTTGCCGCCGGCAGAAGGCGCCGCCGGGGTCTGGCTATCCGTCACCCCGGGGGTGACGGACGCCTGATCACTGGATTTCGGCGTTTCGACTGCGCCGCTCTTCTTGGAAGAGGACTTGCCGTTTTCGAGATCCTGGAAGCGGAACTCGTTGTCCTCCTGGAACTTCCGGATCTGTTCCTGCATCTGCAAGAGCTGGAAGCTCATTTCCTCGATACGCCCGTTGAGCGAGCGGATCTCTTCCTCGAGTTGACCGATCCGTCCGAGGTCGGCCGACTGCACCTTCACCACCGGCAAGTTCTGTTTGCTGGCGGCATCGGCATGGGTCAAGCGGGCGAAAAGCCCGGAAAGTGGCATGGCATTTGCCGCTGGCCCGAGACCCGAGAGGGCCACAAGACCAATCAGTCCTGCCACGACAAATTTCTTCATTTCATTTGTCCTGTTCGAATACCGAATACTCCCACCCCTGCGATCACGGTCCGCGATACTCGATACTGTCGCCGATTCTAAAGGTGAGTGCCGCACAGTTTTCCAATCGCTGTGAAAAAGCAACGGAGTTCGGCCAAAGTGTGGTAAAAAAGAAAAGGCGGCCCGTGGCCGCCCCTTCAAACCTCCACATCAGTGGCCGGACGATCACATGCCGGCGCCGCCGAGAACGGTAACGGCGCGGCGGTTCT
Proteins encoded:
- the ybgF gene encoding tol-pal system protein YbgF yields the protein MKKFVVAGLIGLVALSGLGPAANAMPLSGLFARLTHADAASKQNLPVVKVQSADLGRIGQLEEEIRSLNGRIEEMSFQLLQMQEQIRKFQEDNEFRFQDLENGKSSSKKSGAVETPKSSDQASVTPGVTDSQTPAAPSAGGNDMAATGANPGSTGASPPTTLGQIIFDESGNPISATTDAEPGANATLPGVDNGTANSAGAGINANPGTEQQTASLDNPGDLYQSAYGHVLSGDYSMAEQEFRDYLDVFPNGDKAADASFWMGEAQYSQGKYSDAAKTFLNAHQAHGKSPRAPEMLLKLGMSLGALDNKETACATLREVNKRYPKASPAVKAKVSSEQSRFGC